Genomic segment of Gopherus flavomarginatus isolate rGopFla2 chromosome 2, rGopFla2.mat.asm, whole genome shotgun sequence:
GGAATAACTGGCTATTCCTCCCGCAGAGGTAAAGTAGTAATAACTTCCTACTTTGCACATGGGCAAACTGATATACAAAAGTTGTTATTCACCTGCGGCAATACACAGAGCCAATGGCAGATCTCCTGGTCATCCTCATCACTTAATTATTTatgcctcccacccccaataACTGATGTATGGCACAAAGTAGTTGGTCACTTTATGATGGGAGGAAGAATTTTGCTGAGGGAGATGGTGCTACTACAGAATTTACATATCGTTCACTGGCAGCTTTCTTGAACCTATTTTGCACTGATTACAGCCATTGTTATTTGTCCAAGCAGACAAATAAGGATGGCTGTAATCCGTGCAAAAAAGATGGAGCAAGGCATGGAGTAACCTATGGTCTCCATGGGACATGCTTATTACAGAGGAATGATCACAGGCTACACTGTTCAATTCCATATACTGCCTTTGGATCATGGGTTGATAGTTGGCAATTcctggtaatttaaaaaaaaaacaaacaaaaaccagtgTCCGTGGGGTGACACATCAAAAAAACTAGTTTCTATTTTGGTACAAAAAAATAGAGCTCTGTTGAATGATAGAGCATAGTGCCAGTTTGCTTAAGAATTATGCTATTTTTGAGAGCTTAGTAACATTATTACCTGTCCACAgattcttatttttgtttttacacaATGTGTAATTAACCTCTTGAACTTGCTGCTACAGGCTACTGTTGAGACCAAGAGCTTAGGATTCAAGAAAGACTTGCACATTTATATGGACAATGAGAACATCTAAATTTaagttaatatattttttataaGGGATGTAAAGTCTCAAGATTCAGGCCACAAATAAACCACTATGTGATGGGGGTTAGGAAATGCTCATGAGCAGGTTGTTCCAAATTGCTCACTAGTTTATTGAACTTTCCTCTTGAGCATCTGGGAATGGCTACTTTCAGAATGGACTTCATGTACCACTGGCCTGACCCGGCATGACACTTCAAATGTTCCCAATTGTAAACACTTTGATACCCTGGAGGCTCACCCCCCCGACCCCTTGGCTGTTTATTCTTGAGGACTTGCTGTGTGTTTTGTTTCAAAGAAATTTTGCAGTAATTTCATGAGCAGTAGAATTGAGAGAGAATTAGAGGGATTTGAAATAAGAGGCTTAAGTCCTACTAGATAGAGTAGGATTCTAATCGTCATTGTACattcaataaaaaatattttttaaaaatccttgaaTGCTCAAGGTATTTTAGTTATTATAAATACACAACCAAAGCAAACTTTAAAACTGTTTCAGCTCATTAGAGAGAGCCATTAGATTGTGGCGTGGGGgcttgttgttttttccccttcatattAAGTGTAGGTAATGTGTGttcttctttttaaaacagtAGTTTAAATGTCCAGAAAAATTATCCACATACAGTATCTGCAGCACTAAATTACCTGTCTTCTGTTTATAGGTGGTGGCTGTTTATGGGACATTATCAGATTTGCTGTCTGTGGCTAGTAATAAGCTTGGAATAAAAGCGACCAGTGTGTACAATGGGAAAGGTGGACTCATTGATGATATCGCATTGATTAGGTAATGTTTGTCCAAACAAAAGCTAACTTAATTGATATGGATACTGATATGCTGTTATATGAAAATTTATGAAGAAAGTGCTATAGAAGCTATTCGAAAAACAGTTTGTGTAGATACTGGTTAGAAAACTTAGGGCTGTCCTCCTGGATCTTCAATAATTAGAATTTTTAATAACCTGTTTCTAACGGTGGTCAATACCTGATGTTTTGGAGGAAAGCAAATCCCATCACAAGTGCCCCTGGTCAGCTATGAAATGCTGCATGACTCTGTGGAGTCCATCCTGAACCTTGTTTGAAGTcatcttatgccctgaagcaagaGAGAGTTAACATTTCCCCCCTTTAGCATTCTCCTATCTGCAGATCATCTTATGTTTTAATTTGCCAAAACAGAAATGCTATGATATCAAAGCTAAAGTGTTGTTTTGGGTTTCTTTTAATTTTGAGGAGAAATTAAGCTGCTTGTATAAGTTGAATGTTATGACATTTAACACCTATCTGAATTGTTATACAGAAATGTGTATTCTAAAGGAATACCAGTGTACAGAGCACGTATGTGGCTTAATCCTTCAGCCCTTTCGCCTGTGAATTACATGGGTGAGGGTTGGAGGAATAGACATGTAAGACTGTATTTACTTCAGACAAGAGAGaacagatacacctctaccctgatataacgcgacccaatataacacgaatttggctataatgcggtaaagcagtgctccgggcgggcagggctgcgcacACCAGTGGATCAaaccaagttcaatataatgcggtttcacctataacgcgtttatattttttggctcctgaggacagcattatatcgagagAAAGGTGTACTATACATTTTACAGGAGATACAACTAATGAACTGAACTAAACTTGCTAAATAACAGAGGGCTTGATTGTTGCctgacttacactggtgtaaattgggagtATCTCCATTGAAATTAAGTGTTTACACTCATAAAATCAGTAGGAGATCAGAATTGGATGCTAAAGCTCTAAGTAAATGATCAATTTCCATTGCCTCAAACTGATTGGGAAAGGGTTAACCCTGGACTAATGACTTTTTATACAAAAGTactcactttttttccttttgccccTAGGGATGatgatgttttgtttgtttgcgaAGGGGAGCCATTCATTggtaagtgtgtgtgggggttgacTAACATTTTGCCTTACGAAGAAACAGATTTGAAgtaaatgtaaaatatatatgaaaattctTTTCACCAGTGTGCAAACAGTTTGCAAAAAAGGTATCTTATGTGGGATTATTCAGAAATATACTTGACTAAAGACCACTTTGTACATTTCATCAATGTAGATCCTCAGACAGACGTAAAATTTCATGAAGAACTAACAGGGTCGCACACGGATTGGTTAACACTAAATGTTGGAGGCCGATACTTTACAACTACACGGTGGGAATAtaactttaatttttgttttcaaagaactTTAGACTTCTGTGAGTTGATACTGATAATTACATTAACCACTGTATGTTCACTTGGTGAGTCTTCAgagggcaaataaaaaaaattgaaaaatatcacTTATTTGGGAGAAAATCTTTCTGTGCAGTTATCTTACTGGACACTATTACTGATTTAAAACAGCTTTCAGATGGTATTAAAAACTTGCCAGAAAATTATACTTGGAATCTTCTCTGCTGTACTTTTTAATCAATCAAATAAGCTCTCTCCTTGTAAGATGTCTTATGAGAATAAATTTGACCTAATACACTATACACATTCCGAAAATAGGTCTGGTACAGCATTGTAATTTAGAGATATGTCTCTTACTCTCATCACTTTCATAACTGTAGGTACAGGAAATTCTTGATTTGTTTCAATGGACCTCTTGAGCTAGACAAGGTAAAGATCAATTGAGTTTGCTTTATTTTCCAGGAGCACTTTAGTTAATAAAGAACCTGACAGTATGCTGGCCCATATGTTTAAAGATAAAGGTTGGTATTTTGAAATAGACTTATTCCTTAAAGTTAGCAGAAACACtgttaattttttgtttaaagaCACCTCCTCCTTATGAGTATATGTTAAGAGTACCAAAACAGAACTTAGAATGCTTTACTTTTCACCAGTTGTGCTTAACGTTTGTATGACATCTTGAAAACGTAAATTACAACTAGTAATACTTATGAATGCTTTTAGTTGCAACTCACTCTGATTTGACCATTGTTTAAAGTAATGCAATCAATGTGCTAACACTATTCAAGAGACAAAAATACAGTCTATGCTccagtaaaaataaaacagtccAGTTCTGCTCTAATTTATATTGATTCACCTGCTGGTTCTCACGCTCTAACATAAattgtgttttagattcacaattgcccctcttctttttttttttttttttttttttagtttccatTCTCTTCTAAATTGTGTCCCTTTCAAGTCAATCTTTTATTTAACTCATTACAATCTGTTACTTGgagaggtgtgaggatactttgtGGCAATAGTAATCTGAATATGCAAAGTTATCACTGTATCAAATTTAATACATATTTAATGCATATTTTTTTGTGTGGAAACAGATGCCTGGGGGAATAAGCAGGATCACAGGGGAGCATTCCTAATTGATCGCAGTCCAGAATACTTCGAACCAATTCTTAACTATTTGCGGCATGGGCAGCTCATTGTAAATGATGGCATTAATTTGCTAGGTGTGTATTACCTGTGTGACATCCCTAAAATGTATTCACCCTCAAAGGTTAAACTCCGCCCCTAGGTACATACACTGGCATCAATACGAGTTGTATATGTATATCTGAGGGGTTGTAGTTGTTTTAAAAACTTTGGTACATTTGTTATTGATTAAGTTTAATTCTGTGATTTACAgctgaatgaaaataaaatattcatacCTATTCAACTTGAGAGTTGTAAGGATTCTTAGCATGCCCCAACCTGTTACTATAATTCTGGGTATGATTCCTTAACCCACATGTACTCCAGAACTTCTACACTGCTTGTATTGGAAACACACTGTTATGTAAAGGAATGATTTTTCCTTTAATCTGTGGATAAGGtctcctttcctccaccccagttACATCTAATTAATGTATATGGTTGACAATTATATTATGTATTTCTTGTGGACTGTTTAAATTCACCAAGAGATGGTTTTTGTCTTCCTGAGAGTTAAATGGTAAATTGGAGTGGggaaaaattgaattctgcacTTGCAATCCTGGGGACAGATCTTTACATTTTGGGAAGTTTTAAACTTCCTCATATCCCAACGAAGGAGGGAACTTGGCATAATTCAGGAAAGGGCCCTTATTTTCTAAATAGCCAAGTAACTTTTTCTTTTGTTAGGTGTTTTGGAAGAAGCCAGATTTTTTGGTATTGATTCATTGATTGAACATCTGGAAGTAGCTATTAAGGTAACTTTTCATTGTATTTGACTGTAcgtcttggggttttttttaaaagcaattttagGTCTCACTTCTGTAAATATTAGTTTTAAACTCTTTGATGCAACTCTCTTGCAGAATTCTCAGCCAGCTGAGGATCATTCTCCTATATCCCGGAAGGAATTTGTCCGATTTCTGCTGGCAACCCCAACTAAGTCTGAACTGCGCTGTCAGGTATAATAGCTTTGAACTATAGTACTAAAGTCCATTAGCAAAATGCCCTATATCTCATGTGACAATTAGTGATGTGAAGTCCAAGCCATGTGTGTGGGgtttccttttttcccttttaattccTTTTAAATGTGAGACAGGAGGTTTTGATTCAAAGATATGGCTAATCCAGGACCAATCATGCAGGAAAAAAAGCCCTTCCGTtttgctttttgtctttttattataTTCGGTTGAAGGTTTCATGTAGCAGCCATTCATCAAACTAATCAGTTCCCTATTTAGATGCAAAATGAACTAACATAACAAGGACAATGTATGAGGTTTTGCATTTATATTTCATTAGCTCTCAGATGGAGCAGAAGGTGTTCTTGCATCTATTTTTCTTTGGTTTAAGGGACTGAGAACACTGGTTAGCCTTGTGTAATGTTGTAAGCTCCTTATGTAAATTCACCTTTCTGAGAACATATTTGTTAAGATCTGGATTTAAGTATAATACAAAATGAAGGTAAGCATCTTAATGTTTTATCTTACATATACAAGGGAAAAAATGTGTGGGGATGAAATAGAATTATAAAGTCTTTCAAGCAGATTGTAACAGTAAATGTCTAGGGCTTCagtgttttataaataaaaacaattttatttgtaAAGCTTCTTACATAAACTAATGCTCCACTACCTGTCTGatgaaaataatatttatatcttagaaatgggaaactgagtcagaaagattgggagagaGTGGGGAGAGAGGTCACAGAGTGGGAGAGTGTTAGAGCTGGGATTAAAACTCTGAAGCTTCTGACTCAGTTTTGTGCTTAGACCACTCGACTAAACCTCCTCTTCAAtttctggttttattttgtttgtgttttttaggGTCTAAATTTCAGTGGTGCAGATCTCTCTCGGTTAGATCTTCGATACATAAACTTCAAGATGGCTAACTTAAGCCGCTGCAACCTCGCCCATGCCAACCTTTGCTGTGCAAATCTTGAACGAGCTGACCTCTCTGGATCAGTGCTTGACGTGAGAATTGCGTCTTTGGAAAGGCTGAACTGTTCAGTGTTATATAGTGTAGAAGAGCAATATTGGGAACAAATACAAAGTAgtcacatttgttttaaaaacctttGCAAGCTCTTGAATGTATAGATCACTTTACAactcttatttaaaatgtttgattACACACAGACTTGATCTGACCAACTTTGCTTAGTTTTTAGTGCCTGATAAGTTTATAGTTCATCCCAAAGTTTTAAATTTCCTTCCCTCCTCAAATCAGTTTCTATGGAAGTATAGGCCTAAAGTAAATAGAGCTTTAGGTCTTGAGCTGCTGTGCGCTATTGCACTACTCACCATTCTAGGAGGTTGGCAGGGGAACAGTGTTACAAGCTTTCACTCCTCCTCCTTAGATGACATGATATGCTGTGCTATAATGGGTTTCAAAGCCTTATtataaggttatgtctacactaccacttacgtCGGTATAACTTATGCTGCTCAgtggtgtgaataagccacccccttgagtgacataagttacaccaatcTAAGCACCAGCATGGACAGCAGCGGGAGAGCTGCTACCactgcttgttgggggtggattaattaaatcgacgggagagctctctccatcAGCTTAGAGCAGTTACACTAGAGAACTTTACAGTGGGCAGCTGCGCTCCTgcaagctctgtagtgtagccataaccTGAGATAAATGATATGATCTGACAAGCTGTTCTTGGAGCTGTGTGAAGAATTTTACTGATAGCATGTACCtgtatgggggggagggatagctcagtggtttgagcattgggctgctaaacccagggttgtgagttcaatccttgagggggccacttagggatctgggggcaaaaattggtcctgctagtgaaggcagggggctggatgcaatgaccttttaaggtcccttccagttctaggatattggtatatctccagttatttaTGTTGTTTATCTTTCTTTGCCAGTGCGCAAACCTACAAGGTGTAAAGATGCTCTGTTCCAATGCAGAAGGGGCATCGCTGAAAGGATGTAACTTTGAAGATCCCTCTGGCCTTAAAGCTAACCTGGAAGGTAACAAAAatagtcagtctctctctttctctggtaTCCACTTGCTTTGGGAGTCATACAGATTAAAAGTGCAAGCGGTGCTGAGACTGAAGTTAAATGGTACATAGCAGAGTTTCAAACTTAATTTGTGGAATCAATATCTTTGAGAGGAGACTAATTTGTTTAGTGAATTGAGAGCATGTTACTGGAAGGCAAGAGCTCCTGAGTTCTCATCTTGTTTCTGCCACCACTTGCTTTGAATTTGGGCAAGTCCCAAAAGCCCGTGATCACCCTAGCTTAGTGCAGGGGATTGGCTGTGTGAATTTGACTCGAGAgtattttctgttgttgttgttgaccTATTGTTTGTGTATTTTAGGTGCTAACCTAAAAGGTGTTGACATGGAAGGAAGTCAGATGACAGGAATTAATCTAAGAGTTGcaactttaaaaaatgcaaagcTGAAAAACTGTAACCTCAGAGGAGCAACTCTGGCAGGAACTGACTTAGAAGTGAGTAATCTTTTTTTGTTTCATACACAGTAACTTGTTTAACTAAACTGCCAGTAGAATTATTAGACATCAGCATCGATAGAAGGTCTTAGCAAGGTTAATTCCTTTCAGCTGGGTTATCTATTAAAGGGAATACAAGGATACTTAAACTGGGAGCAATGAAGAGGCACTGATTTTAAGTATAGCAGCTGtcagtttttttaatttgtcttttTATTGCCCCAAATCGCCCCTATCTCAGTGTGTCAGTACTTTTTTATCTTACTTTACACTTGCCCCAGAGGCTGAGGAATAGACTTCAAACCGTAGTGTTTTCAGCTTGCCAAAAAGATTGTTGGCCTTTTCTTCTAAAGTGACACACACATCCGAATGTGTATGGAGATTTTATTACACTTAACTTTTAGTGCTAGATCATGCACTCATTGAAGACAGTTGgagctttgctattgactttacTGAGGAGAATCATGCCACATTCAGCAGGGTCGCATGAGGGAGCCTGCCTTGCTGTCAGAAGTCATGCAATATGCCTTATGTGTCTATAT
This window contains:
- the KCTD9 gene encoding BTB/POZ domain-containing protein KCTD9 translates to MEERPPLSASHWARGVEVGLRLGPDYVTQSCWLPGLLATRRGLRSAGSMRRVTLFVNGTPKNGKVVAVYGTLSDLLSVASNKLGIKATSVYNGKGGLIDDIALIRDDDVLFVCEGEPFIDPQTDVKFHEELTGSHTDWLTLNVGGRYFTTTRSTLVNKEPDSMLAHMFKDKDAWGNKQDHRGAFLIDRSPEYFEPILNYLRHGQLIVNDGINLLGVLEEARFFGIDSLIEHLEVAIKNSQPAEDHSPISRKEFVRFLLATPTKSELRCQGLNFSGADLSRLDLRYINFKMANLSRCNLAHANLCCANLERADLSGSVLDCANLQGVKMLCSNAEGASLKGCNFEDPSGLKANLEGANLKGVDMEGSQMTGINLRVATLKNAKLKNCNLRGATLAGTDLENCDLSGCDLQEANLRGSNVKGAIFEEMLTPLHMSQSVR